A region of uncultured Carboxylicivirga sp. DNA encodes the following proteins:
- a CDS encoding fasciclin domain-containing protein: MKYTIYKSAFLLVLSLGIAFVSCNDEWDKHYEEDTFDGADISMMEYLEANSDLSTFTSMVKSVGYDKVLQTSQSFTIWAPVNDALVDVDLTDETLVKHIVTNHIARGRVGTSGIVESLIKMQSGKNVGFEKSGDLFTFGHAELLQQNIPVNNGLSHVLNQYAPYLNNLKEYIGELEGLDSLKSYIYGNDQHIFNPAASTVIDIDEQGRRIYDSIFIDKNLILDAIGDLGNEDSVYTTIYPTNTAWIEAYNRIKPYFNFPDILGGEDYSEEMTKLFLVKDMVFRNKIENPSAYDSISSTTDTKYYNPAELFANTEMLEASNGYAYITDLMPFSDTVSWFNKIQLEAEATATRDNSNSYPFIRTSYHSGLDISENTYLYVEPSSTNAKPSVTFSLDNILSAKYNIYCVFVPETIVATDTIKTKVSFVLTYINSTTGRVRRLRVTPSDNVVKAEGLTKMLVTQFDFEFTNYPYISYDEDDNVTIEEFPVKLEVINEVTDAESSDADLKLTRNMRIDCIKLEPVLE, encoded by the coding sequence ATGAAATATACGATTTATAAAAGTGCTTTTCTCCTGGTATTATCATTAGGTATTGCATTTGTATCCTGTAATGATGAATGGGATAAGCACTACGAAGAAGATACCTTTGATGGAGCTGATATTTCAATGATGGAGTATCTTGAAGCTAACAGTGACCTTAGTACTTTCACTTCAATGGTTAAATCCGTTGGATATGACAAAGTTTTACAAACTTCTCAATCTTTCACCATTTGGGCTCCTGTTAATGATGCATTGGTTGATGTAGACCTTACAGATGAAACACTGGTAAAACATATTGTTACCAATCATATTGCCAGAGGACGAGTAGGAACTTCAGGTATTGTAGAGAGCTTAATTAAAATGCAAAGTGGTAAGAACGTTGGTTTTGAAAAATCCGGTGATTTATTCACATTTGGACATGCTGAATTACTACAACAAAACATACCTGTAAATAATGGCTTATCGCATGTTTTAAATCAATACGCTCCCTATCTGAATAATCTAAAAGAGTACATTGGTGAACTGGAAGGTCTTGATTCATTGAAAAGTTATATTTACGGTAACGATCAGCATATTTTTAATCCAGCCGCCAGTACGGTTATTGACATTGATGAACAAGGGAGAAGAATTTATGATTCTATCTTCATTGATAAAAACTTAATCTTGGATGCAATAGGTGATTTAGGAAATGAAGATAGTGTTTATACAACTATTTATCCTACCAATACTGCCTGGATTGAGGCTTATAACAGAATCAAACCTTATTTTAATTTTCCTGATATTTTAGGTGGAGAAGATTATAGTGAGGAGATGACCAAGTTGTTTTTGGTGAAGGATATGGTTTTTAGAAATAAAATAGAAAATCCTTCTGCTTATGATTCAATAAGTTCAACTACAGATACTAAGTATTATAACCCGGCAGAATTATTTGCAAATACTGAAATGTTGGAAGCAAGTAATGGGTATGCTTATATAACAGATTTAATGCCATTTAGCGATACAGTGAGTTGGTTCAATAAAATTCAACTAGAAGCTGAAGCAACTGCTACCAGAGATAATTCAAATAGTTATCCGTTTATTCGTACAAGTTATCATTCCGGATTGGATATTTCTGAAAACACATATCTGTACGTTGAACCAAGCAGTACGAATGCAAAACCAAGTGTTACTTTCTCATTGGATAACATTTTATCGGCAAAATATAATATTTACTGCGTGTTTGTTCCTGAAACAATTGTTGCGACTGATACAATAAAAACGAAAGTTTCCTTTGTTCTTACTTATATCAATTCAACAACAGGTCGTGTACGTCGTTTAAGAGTAACTCCTTCTGATAATGTTGTTAAGGCTGAAGGATTAACCAAAATGCTTGTTACACAGTTTGATTTTGAATTTACCAATTATCCTTATATCTCTTATGATGAAGATGATAATGTTACAATTGAGGAATTCCCTGTTAAATTAGAAGTAATCAACGAAGTAACTGATGCTGAATCTTCCGATGCAGATTTAAAACTCACAAGAAATATGAGAATTGACTGTATAAAATTAGAACCAGTATTAGAGTAA
- a CDS encoding fasciclin domain-containing protein yields the protein MNSYRKISFYLKRRSNKLFAGVIGLMILTLSSCYDDNLGNNYFTFTGETIGEYITSRPDEFSEFSKILDTTSVKGLLNAYGMYTCFLPDNEAMFTYYQSKGKTSIDQFPMDSLIKIAHDHIIQNFEIPTTDFGIGFLSKLTMSGRYLKTQVETTSGGFYYLVNSESKIISKDIELHNGIVHVLDKVLNPTESTVVEAISEDENFKLFSEALVATGLAGELGLIKDDSYVIPSDLEVRENTAGGNGSINRVPFERKYGFTILAESDQVLADNSIFDLEDMKAKAKEIYDPVFPEDAGITDITDRKNSLNRFIAYHLLDKKIPRLFFIEKFDKTGENYDVDGGTHSVQAYDMFEYIETLCPNTLLEVRTDRTNVLDPYDIFNRVADGTEVKLTDNYDNDALNGVYHEIDNILAYSVEVKQMLSTKRLRMDAASFFPEFANNNIRVGQARDDYPYESWRFPTGYIERVSVAPGTSFGYLTSDDRFLDYQGDEVFLGGEQGETMYDFEVTTLPIPAGTYEVRFGWQPTNRRGVVQLYWDGKPCGIPLDLTITATNPKIGYEKPGSNYSDPDGFENDKMMRNRGYMKGPGSFKLVRDAWGYGGPIARDSERALRRILGIYTFDKDTTHVLRAKAAKAGEFMFDYLEFVPVEVLESEDVL from the coding sequence ATGAATAGTTACAGAAAAATCAGTTTTTATTTAAAGAGACGTAGCAATAAGTTATTTGCTGGTGTAATTGGTCTTATGATCCTTACGTTATCTTCATGTTACGATGATAACCTGGGTAATAACTATTTTACATTTACCGGCGAAACTATTGGAGAATATATTACATCGCGTCCGGATGAATTTTCAGAATTCTCAAAAATTTTAGATACAACTTCCGTTAAAGGGTTATTAAATGCCTATGGGATGTATACCTGTTTTTTGCCGGATAATGAAGCCATGTTTACTTACTATCAATCAAAGGGTAAAACATCAATTGATCAATTCCCGATGGATAGTTTAATAAAGATTGCACATGATCATATCATTCAGAATTTTGAGATTCCTACCACAGATTTTGGAATAGGTTTCTTATCAAAATTAACCATGAGTGGAAGATATCTTAAAACGCAAGTTGAAACGACTTCAGGAGGTTTTTATTATTTGGTAAATTCAGAATCCAAAATTATTTCTAAAGATATTGAGTTACATAATGGTATTGTTCATGTATTAGATAAGGTTTTGAATCCGACAGAAAGTACAGTTGTTGAAGCAATATCGGAAGATGAAAACTTTAAGTTGTTTTCAGAGGCACTTGTTGCAACTGGTTTGGCTGGTGAACTGGGTTTAATAAAAGATGATTCTTATGTAATCCCAAGTGATCTGGAAGTAAGAGAGAATACTGCTGGAGGTAATGGTTCCATCAACAGAGTTCCTTTCGAACGTAAATACGGATTTACCATTTTGGCAGAGAGTGATCAGGTTTTGGCTGATAATAGTATTTTCGACTTAGAAGATATGAAAGCCAAAGCTAAAGAAATTTACGATCCAGTATTTCCTGAGGACGCTGGTATAACAGATATTACTGATCGAAAAAACAGCTTGAACAGATTTATTGCTTATCACCTTCTTGATAAAAAAATTCCAAGGCTTTTCTTTATAGAGAAGTTTGATAAGACTGGTGAAAATTATGATGTTGATGGTGGTACGCATTCAGTACAAGCATATGATATGTTTGAATATATCGAAACCTTGTGTCCAAACACTTTATTGGAGGTAAGAACCGACAGGACAAACGTACTGGATCCGTATGATATATTTAACCGTGTAGCAGATGGGACTGAAGTTAAACTGACTGACAACTATGATAATGATGCCTTAAATGGTGTGTACCATGAAATTGATAATATACTGGCTTATTCTGTAGAAGTAAAGCAGATGCTATCGACCAAACGTTTAAGAATGGATGCAGCCAGTTTCTTCCCTGAGTTTGCCAATAACAACATCAGAGTTGGACAAGCACGTGATGATTATCCATATGAAAGCTGGAGATTTCCTACTGGTTATATTGAAAGGGTTTCTGTTGCACCGGGTACAAGTTTTGGGTACTTAACATCTGATGATCGATTCCTGGATTACCAGGGTGATGAAGTGTTTTTAGGAGGTGAACAAGGTGAAACAATGTATGACTTTGAGGTAACTACCTTACCGATACCTGCTGGAACATATGAAGTTAGATTTGGTTGGCAGCCTACTAATAGAAGAGGTGTAGTTCAATTATACTGGGATGGAAAACCTTGTGGTATTCCTTTGGATTTAACCATTACTGCCACCAATCCTAAAATTGGATACGAAAAACCAGGATCAAATTACAGTGATCCCGACGGATTTGAGAATGACAAAATGATGCGTAACCGGGGTTATATGAAAGGACCTGGTTCGTTTAAACTTGTCAGAGATGCCTGGGGGTATGGTGGACCAATTGCCAGAGACAGTGAGCGTGCCTTAAGAAGAATACTTGGGATATATACTTTTGATAAAGATACAACACATGTATTACGGGCAAAAGCTGCTAAGGCTGGTGAATTCATGTTTGATTACCTTGAGTTTGTTCCTGTGGAGGTATTAGAATCAGAAGATGTACTTTAA
- a CDS encoding SusC/RagA family TonB-linked outer membrane protein: protein MKQMISFKTVKYKALTRLVLALVCTLFFIPAIAQDDLSDLDMDIDEVRFIKGVVKDAKTKEPIIAAQISTVNFESAATTDAEGKFSIGVTEDTEVLVVKAFDYYTREISVKGKTELEIVLYSEAFNALYKDKETLLGSQRASHITNSVVELDEFYPSNYASVDELIQTNLGGDVRSIGRSGLTGIGSSMFIRGYNSVNANSQPLFVVDGVIWNNQYDAESLHSGYFGNSLINIDLNDIESVSVVKDGTSIYGSKGSNGVIIIKTKRGEGMATKIEVNSMFGIIEKPSSLPTMNVEQFTTYASDVLSSMSKQQVADRFGMEVEDLPFLNLDTDKSSYLDYHNNTNWADQVYQQGMFHSSNISVNGGDEKALYNLSVGYTGNEGVVNTTALNRLQSRFNADIALTDQIDLAVNVGYTNTDRTLMDDGTEFYTSPTFNALIKSPYLSPFLYTSSGTLTTDPADSDVFGISNPTAVIENALNTSKQYRFNMGIKPTFRILDNLSITSLFDYSLNKVKETYYRPIVGVADIYIDNVGWSENMFRNQQMRNTAIYSDSYLNYYLKKGINRVNVLAGFRYLYNYYESDFGEGHNTGTDQDRDLSTGLTNKITKGINDEIKYLSGYARIGYSYDNRYFAAASVAIDGSSVFGAETKEGFQLGDYSFAVFPSLEASWLISSETFMSDVDFVDQLKLRAGFGFTGNDNLDPYANQSYFTSVRYYNRANGLIFGNIGNKELQWETTAKANVGIESIWFNDKLALNADFYRSYTTNLLTLKELPEVAGSGMYWSNDGELSNLGFEVSTNVKLLNLKNLKWETGASVGHYTNKIEAWSENEDTYELYGAEILTSVGNPVGVFYGYKTKGVFSTEAEATAANLKVVDSYGVEHSFGAGDMYFDDVDGNHYITEKDRQIIGDPNPDLYGSFFTNVSFKGLSVNALFTFSYGNDVYNYQRALLESGSDFMNQSTAMTNRWFFEGQQTEIPKATYGDPMGNARFSDRWIEDGSFLRFKTLTVNYKVPLKSNVIAGLNVWVAANNLYTWTNYLGSDPEFSSSNMVLYQGIDTGLLPFTRSYFMGVKIDL, encoded by the coding sequence ATGAAACAAATGATATCGTTTAAAACAGTAAAATATAAGGCTCTTACTCGTTTAGTTCTGGCTTTGGTTTGTACCTTATTTTTTATCCCTGCTATTGCTCAGGATGATCTGAGCGATTTGGATATGGATATTGACGAGGTACGTTTTATTAAAGGAGTTGTAAAAGATGCTAAAACAAAAGAGCCAATAATTGCAGCACAAATTAGTACTGTAAATTTTGAATCAGCAGCTACTACCGATGCTGAAGGAAAGTTTTCAATCGGAGTAACTGAAGATACTGAGGTATTGGTTGTAAAGGCATTTGATTACTATACACGCGAAATATCTGTAAAAGGTAAAACAGAACTTGAAATAGTTCTTTATTCTGAAGCATTTAATGCTTTGTACAAGGATAAAGAGACATTGTTAGGTAGTCAAAGAGCTTCACACATAACTAATTCAGTGGTTGAATTAGACGAGTTTTATCCATCTAATTATGCCTCAGTTGATGAACTTATTCAAACTAATTTAGGTGGTGATGTTAGAAGCATTGGTCGTTCTGGTCTTACCGGAATAGGCTCATCAATGTTTATAAGAGGTTACAATTCTGTTAACGCCAATTCACAACCTTTATTTGTGGTTGATGGGGTAATATGGAATAATCAATACGATGCTGAGTCATTGCATTCGGGGTACTTTGGTAATAGTTTAATAAATATCGACCTGAATGATATTGAGAGCGTAAGTGTTGTGAAAGATGGTACATCTATATATGGCAGTAAAGGTAGTAATGGTGTTATCATCATTAAAACCAAAAGAGGAGAGGGTATGGCAACCAAGATTGAAGTGAATTCAATGTTTGGTATTATTGAAAAACCAAGTTCTTTGCCAACAATGAATGTTGAACAGTTTACAACCTATGCATCTGATGTATTAAGTTCAATGAGTAAGCAACAGGTTGCAGATAGATTTGGGATGGAAGTTGAAGATTTACCTTTCCTTAATTTGGATACTGATAAATCCTCATATCTTGATTATCATAACAATACTAACTGGGCAGATCAGGTGTATCAGCAAGGAATGTTTCATAGCAGTAACATTAGTGTTAATGGTGGTGATGAAAAAGCATTATATAACTTATCAGTTGGATATACCGGTAATGAAGGTGTTGTTAATACAACAGCTTTGAATCGTTTACAATCCAGATTTAATGCTGATATTGCTTTGACAGATCAAATTGATTTGGCAGTTAATGTTGGTTATACAAATACTGACAGAACGTTAATGGATGATGGTACTGAGTTTTATACTTCACCTACATTTAATGCACTTATCAAATCACCTTATCTATCTCCGTTTTTATATACATCCTCAGGAACATTAACAACTGATCCTGCTGATAGTGATGTATTTGGAATAAGTAACCCAACTGCAGTAATCGAAAATGCCTTAAACACAAGTAAGCAGTATCGCTTTAATATGGGAATTAAGCCAACATTCAGAATACTTGATAATCTTTCAATTACAAGTCTTTTTGATTACAGTCTTAATAAGGTAAAAGAAACTTATTACAGACCTATTGTTGGTGTAGCTGATATATACATTGATAATGTGGGTTGGTCTGAGAATATGTTCCGAAACCAACAGATGCGTAACACTGCTATTTATAGTGACTCCTATCTTAATTATTATCTTAAAAAAGGAATAAACCGTGTAAATGTATTAGCAGGATTCAGATATTTATATAATTATTATGAATCTGATTTTGGAGAAGGACATAATACCGGAACTGATCAGGACCGTGATTTATCAACAGGTTTGACCAATAAAATTACAAAAGGTATCAACGATGAGATTAAATATCTATCAGGTTACGCCAGAATTGGTTATAGTTATGATAATAGGTATTTTGCAGCTGCTTCAGTAGCGATTGATGGTTCTAGTGTTTTTGGTGCTGAAACCAAGGAAGGATTTCAATTAGGAGACTATAGTTTTGCTGTATTTCCCTCTTTAGAAGCTTCCTGGTTGATTTCATCAGAAACATTTATGAGCGATGTAGATTTTGTAGATCAATTAAAATTGCGAGCAGGATTTGGCTTTACCGGTAATGATAATCTGGATCCATATGCAAATCAATCCTATTTTACTTCGGTGCGTTATTATAACAGAGCCAATGGTTTAATCTTTGGTAATATTGGTAATAAAGAATTACAATGGGAAACTACAGCTAAAGCAAATGTTGGAATTGAATCAATATGGTTCAATGATAAATTGGCTTTAAATGCTGATTTCTATAGAAGCTATACAACGAATCTTTTGACATTGAAAGAACTTCCTGAAGTTGCAGGTTCTGGTATGTATTGGAGTAATGATGGTGAATTATCCAATTTAGGATTTGAAGTATCTACAAATGTAAAATTATTGAACCTGAAAAATCTTAAATGGGAAACTGGAGCATCAGTAGGACATTATACCAATAAAATTGAGGCTTGGTCAGAGAATGAAGACACTTATGAATTATATGGTGCTGAAATCTTAACATCTGTTGGTAATCCTGTTGGCGTATTCTATGGATATAAAACAAAAGGTGTTTTCTCAACAGAGGCAGAAGCCACTGCTGCTAATTTAAAAGTTGTAGATAGTTATGGTGTTGAGCATAGTTTTGGAGCTGGTGATATGTATTTCGATGATGTAGATGGAAATCACTATATTACTGAAAAAGACAGACAAATTATTGGTGATCCAAATCCTGACTTGTATGGTTCATTTTTTACAAATGTTTCATTTAAAGGTTTAAGTGTTAATGCATTATTTACCTTTTCTTATGGAAACGATGTCTATAACTATCAAAGGGCATTGCTTGAATCTGGAAGTGATTTTATGAATCAATCAACTGCAATGACCAACCGTTGGTTCTTCGAAGGACAGCAAACTGAAATACCGAAAGCAACATATGGTGACCCAATGGGTAATGCCCGTTTCTCTGACAGATGGATTGAGGATGGTTCATTCCTAAGGTTTAAAACATTAACTGTAAACTATAAAGTGCCATTAAAATCCAATGTGATTGCTGGGTTAAATGTTTGGGTTGCGGCTAATAACCTATACACCTGGACTAACTATCTTGGATCGGATCCAGAGTTTTCAAGTTCTAATATGGTATTATATCAAGGTATTGATACAGGTTTATTACCATTCACAAGAAGTTATTTTATGGGTGTTAAAATAGATCTATAA
- a CDS encoding RagB/SusD family nutrient uptake outer membrane protein, with protein sequence MIKVISKNIKGLKLGSFYSVLLAFIISVSFTSCVDWLDVRPESDQVLEDYWQNESQVNQVLAACYRSMLEDDFLARVMVWGELRSDNVVSGSDTPDDMFRMINVDITTSNGYVGWTPMYRTINYCNNWLYFSPDVMDLDPNFTKAKYQMARAEVLTIRALSYFYLVRTYKEVPWISTPSIDDSQDYNIAKSSEDAVLDSISSDLRESLNYITDEYDVEDYNKGRVTKNLINSLLADISLWRNDYQAAVNYCDAVLADKTLYLEEREDVLDNVFYLGNSTESIFELQYMSSGITNNIVRDYLGYYGRELGYWKYPFNMTQKGGPFNYEASAGVIEGEDDIRKTDYIQQIDDETFYPFKYVGLKYESTSSDGSSYGYSYRIDWSNWVVYRLSDIILMKAEALYEIGNNDQGVIDLVNETFLRSNPITQDSLRLSNYQGVDLRNLVLRERQRELMWEGKRWFDLMRLARREDSPSTLVNYVLKKFGGSGDNVEAKMSVMDALYLPIHIDEIKANSALEQNPFYQVNSSSSTGN encoded by the coding sequence ATGATAAAAGTAATTTCTAAGAATATAAAAGGATTAAAATTGGGTAGTTTCTATTCAGTACTCCTGGCTTTTATCATATCAGTTAGTTTTACATCATGTGTTGATTGGCTTGATGTAAGACCAGAAAGTGATCAGGTATTGGAAGATTACTGGCAGAATGAGTCACAGGTAAATCAGGTACTTGCAGCTTGTTATCGTTCAATGTTAGAAGATGATTTCCTGGCAAGAGTTATGGTGTGGGGCGAATTGAGAAGTGATAATGTTGTAAGTGGAAGTGATACACCAGATGATATGTTCCGTATGATCAATGTGGATATTACAACCAGTAATGGTTATGTTGGTTGGACTCCAATGTATCGAACCATCAACTATTGTAATAACTGGTTGTACTTTTCTCCTGATGTTATGGATCTGGATCCAAACTTCACAAAGGCTAAGTATCAGATGGCCAGAGCCGAAGTGTTAACTATACGTGCTTTGTCATATTTCTACTTGGTAAGAACTTATAAAGAAGTACCATGGATTAGCACTCCTAGTATAGATGATAGTCAGGATTATAATATTGCTAAATCGTCAGAGGATGCTGTACTGGATTCAATTTCTTCTGATTTGAGAGAATCTTTGAATTATATTACTGATGAATATGATGTTGAGGATTATAATAAAGGTCGTGTTACAAAAAATCTTATCAACTCTCTATTAGCTGATATTTCTCTCTGGCGCAATGATTATCAGGCAGCAGTAAATTATTGTGATGCTGTTTTGGCTGATAAAACCCTTTATCTTGAAGAAAGAGAAGATGTATTGGATAATGTTTTCTATTTGGGTAATTCCACTGAAAGTATATTTGAATTACAATATATGAGCTCAGGAATTACAAATAATATAGTACGTGATTATTTAGGTTATTATGGTCGTGAATTGGGTTATTGGAAGTATCCTTTCAATATGACTCAGAAAGGTGGTCCTTTTAATTATGAAGCTTCTGCCGGAGTAATTGAAGGAGAAGACGATATTCGAAAAACAGATTACATACAACAAATTGACGATGAAACTTTCTATCCGTTTAAATATGTTGGGTTAAAATATGAATCAACTTCTTCTGATGGTTCATCATATGGTTATTCTTATCGTATTGATTGGTCAAACTGGGTAGTTTATCGTTTGTCGGACATTATTCTAATGAAAGCAGAAGCATTGTATGAAATAGGTAATAATGATCAGGGGGTAATTGATTTGGTTAATGAAACATTCTTAAGATCAAATCCTATTACTCAGGATTCATTAAGACTATCAAATTATCAGGGTGTTGACTTGAGGAATTTAGTATTGCGTGAGAGGCAAAGAGAATTAATGTGGGAAGGAAAACGTTGGTTTGATCTTATGCGCTTGGCACGAAGAGAAGACTCTCCATCAACATTAGTGAATTATGTTCTGAAGAAGTTTGGTGGATCAGGAGATAATGTTGAAGCTAAAATGTCAGTCATGGATGCACTTTATCTTCCAATTCATATTGATGAAATAAAAGCCAACTCAGCGCTCGAGCAGAATCCATTTTACCAGGTTAATTCCAGTAGTTCAACAGGTAATTAA